GAGACGGACCTGCGCCACCTCGGTCACGCCCTGGCTGCGGAGCTGCTGCTCCAGCGACTGTTTGGAGACCCGCACCCGGCGCATGGCTTCCTCGCGGTACTGGCCGTACTCGATCAGGACCACCGGCGGGTTGTCGACCAGGTCGTGAAAGCGCCTAGAGCGGGCGCTGAGCAGGGACGTGGCCCACTGCAACACGGCTAGGCACAGCAGGGCGAGGGCGCCCTCGACGAGGTTGCGTCCCATGATGGCGCTGGCGACGAGCGACCCCGCCGCGACATTGATCAGGAAGTCGAAGGAGGTGAACGACGCGAAGGTGCGGGCGCCGAAGGTGCGGGCGACGAATACCACCAGCAGGTACAGCAGGAGCACGGAGAAAATCACGCGCAGGAAAAACTCCGTCTCCCAGCCTCCCTGCGGCGTTAGGATGTTTCGCAGCACAGGCAGCAGCTCGTCCATGGGGCACCCTACCCCACGACCCGCCGGAAGCCGTTGACCCCGTACAGTGTGGAACGTTGAGAAGAGGTCAGGAGACATCCGCAGTGAGCGAACACACACACAACCACGGGACGAACGCCAGCGCCCGGCAGCTTACCCTCGCCCTGGCCCTGACCGGCACCTTCCTGGTGGTGGAAGTCGTGTACGCCTTTCTCTCCGGAAGCCTGGCCCTCCTCTCCGACGCGGGGCACATGCTCACCGACGTCATGGCGCTCGCTCTGTCTCTGTTCGCCGTCCGCATCGGGCAGCGTCCCGCCGACCGGAGGCGTACCTTCGGCTACCGCCGGGCGGAGATCCTGGCGGCCGCCCTGAATGCTGGGGCGCTCTTTGCCGTTGGCATGTACATCCTCTTCGAGGCCTACCAGCGTCTACGCGAGCCTGTAGAGGTGCAGACCACCCCCATGGTCGTCGTCGCGGTGCTGGGGCTTGTGGTGAACGTCATCAGCGCCCGTCTCCTGGTCGGCGGCGCGGAGGGCAGCCTGAACGTGAAATCGGCGTACCTGGAGGTGCTGGGTGACCTGCTGGGCTCGGTGGCCGTGATCGTCGGGGCGCTGTTGATCCGCTTCACCGGACTGACCTGGATCGACCCGGTTTTGGGCGCGGGAATCGGCCTGTGGGTCCTGCCCCGCACCTGGACCCTGCTGCGCTCCAGCGTCAACGTGCTGCTAGAAGGGGCGCCCGAGGGCCTGGACCTCGGTCTGTTGCGAACCGATCTGGCTGCACTGCCCGGTGTGGTGGAGGTGCATGACCTGCACGTCTGGAGCGTGACCAGCGGCGAGCACAACCTGACCGCGCACCTGGTGGTGCCCACGCCGGTCACCGACCTGCTCGCCCAGGTGCACGGGGTCGCCGAGCGGTACGGTATCGAGCACAGCACGGTGCAGATTGAGCCCGAGGGGACCCACGCTGGGCACGGGGAGCACCTGCACCCCTGAGGACCCGCACCGTTCAGGGAGCTTCACTGGGGAGTCCCAAACGCCTCC
This window of the Deinococcus reticulitermitis genome carries:
- a CDS encoding cation diffusion facilitator family transporter, coding for MSEHTHNHGTNASARQLTLALALTGTFLVVEVVYAFLSGSLALLSDAGHMLTDVMALALSLFAVRIGQRPADRRRTFGYRRAEILAAALNAGALFAVGMYILFEAYQRLREPVEVQTTPMVVVAVLGLVVNVISARLLVGGAEGSLNVKSAYLEVLGDLLGSVAVIVGALLIRFTGLTWIDPVLGAGIGLWVLPRTWTLLRSSVNVLLEGAPEGLDLGLLRTDLAALPGVVEVHDLHVWSVTSGEHNLTAHLVVPTPVTDLLAQVHGVAERYGIEHSTVQIEPEGTHAGHGEHLHP
- a CDS encoding DUF421 domain-containing protein, whose translation is MDELLPVLRNILTPQGGWETEFFLRVIFSVLLLYLLVVFVARTFGARTFASFTSFDFLINVAAGSLVASAIMGRNLVEGALALLCLAVLQWATSLLSARSRRFHDLVDNPPVVLIEYGQYREEAMRRVRVSKQSLEQQLRSQGVTEVAQVRLAVLESGGSVSVVQGTEQERPATFPRRAG